One window of the Neorickettsia findlayensis genome contains the following:
- the virB9 gene encoding P-type conjugative transfer protein VirB9: MMTIRELFFIVFFALFCIQAHAIEHDPRMRTLVYSESAVFRVDTSYGYQSFIKFSDREQIKTIALGNSVGWSVNPVGEKIFLRPLEKGLSTNMVVVTDKRTYVFDLLSASEDDEKKRKASETNYMVRFQYPDEISSDASNMGELSVGGRLYELDYSSLRRNYSFGGKADFQLKEVMNNLGLTFFRFEGSNIPRVFIVNSDRSESRAKMWRFRDYVVIEGVHKKLHLRYKDSMLEVVNNDLE, translated from the coding sequence ATGATGACCATTCGTGAGTTGTTCTTTATTGTGTTTTTCGCACTTTTCTGCATACAAGCACATGCCATCGAGCATGATCCCCGTATGCGGACTCTTGTCTATTCCGAGAGCGCAGTCTTCAGGGTGGATACGAGTTACGGATATCAGTCTTTTATAAAGTTTTCTGATAGGGAGCAAATCAAAACAATAGCTCTTGGCAACAGTGTTGGTTGGAGTGTGAATCCTGTGGGTGAAAAAATATTCCTAAGACCTCTTGAAAAGGGACTTTCAACCAACATGGTTGTAGTTACTGATAAGCGTACTTACGTATTTGACCTACTTAGTGCCTCTGAAGATGACGAGAAAAAAAGAAAAGCAAGTGAGACTAACTATATGGTACGGTTTCAGTATCCTGATGAGATCTCTTCCGATGCTTCGAATATGGGTGAGCTTTCTGTAGGGGGTAGATTATACGAATTAGATTACAGTTCTCTTCGTCGAAATTATTCTTTTGGCGGGAAGGCAGATTTTCAGCTTAAAGAAGTGATGAATAATCTTGGGCTCACTTTTTTCAGATTTGAGGGAAGCAATATTCCTAGGGTCTTCATCGTGAATTCAGATCGGAGCGAGAGCCGAGCTAAGATGTGGCGATTTCGGGATTATGTGGTGATAGAAGGCGTGCATAAAAAATTGCATCTGCGTTACAAAGATTCCATGTTGGAAGTGGTAAATAATGATTTGGAGTAG
- a CDS encoding virB8 family protein encodes MVRFFKSKSEAKQKVAHWYEEHIGRVTLQRNFLVVMNLGVIVALMLVVFALFAVSSSRTIEPFVIEVSKKTGTIARVNPATVKEYSANRAITNYFVTQYVKAREVFHPATYRYDYYTTVRVFSDPHLYALFKGSLSLSNPTSPLNLHANVADSKYEVRSIRHLDSDTVQMRITVRFVSSDGGVSVINKIVSVRYSYMDLDLSEEDRRLNPLGFVVVSYQVDDDHS; translated from the coding sequence ATGGTGAGGTTTTTCAAAAGCAAAAGCGAAGCGAAACAAAAGGTGGCGCACTGGTATGAGGAGCATATAGGACGGGTTACTCTACAAAGGAATTTTCTCGTAGTGATGAACTTAGGGGTCATAGTGGCTCTTATGTTGGTTGTTTTTGCTCTATTTGCCGTTAGCAGTTCGAGAACCATAGAGCCTTTTGTGATCGAGGTTTCTAAGAAAACCGGGACCATAGCACGTGTCAATCCCGCTACGGTAAAGGAATATTCTGCAAACAGAGCAATAACAAATTATTTTGTTACGCAGTATGTAAAAGCAAGGGAAGTTTTCCATCCTGCAACGTATCGTTACGATTACTACACTACAGTGAGGGTGTTCTCGGATCCTCACCTTTACGCTCTGTTTAAGGGATCTCTCTCTCTAAGTAACCCTACGAGTCCACTCAACTTGCATGCTAATGTAGCGGATTCCAAGTACGAAGTTCGCTCAATAAGACATCTAGACAGTGATACAGTTCAGATGAGAATTACTGTAAGATTCGTAAGTAGTGATGGTGGGGTGAGCGTCATAAATAAGATTGTGTCTGTCAGATACAGTTATATGGATCTTGACCTTTCAGAAGAGGATAGGCGTCTCAATCCTCTTGGTTTTGTTGTTGTTTCTTATCAGGTAGATGATGACCATTCGTGA
- the ribA gene encoding GTP cyclohydrolase II, which yields MSLSPERQVAFTLCAFKAGIPVIFCSSSKVVVAAPRDSCDVEGFFRSYGKAGVSLVLSAERVGFHSGGSNKQSMSLSLKVVEELRLGLELLMRLADTTPASREEELLIVLAKIAELMPEVLVSTLEFPGRTDMLNFAVSNGLQVIDLDEISKGLVQQHVTRVSEAKIRIRENVDSYMVCYRSILKEHYAIVIGDPLSSQEPLVRVHSSCYTGDLLGSLSCDCRDQLHDTVKKMAENPAGGIILYLSQEGRGIGLPNKIRAYNLQEDKGLDTVEANLCLGFKDDERDFKVVKLILKDLGIQRVRLVTNNPEKIRRLSFAGVDVASRVPILMKSNPYNRKYLQTKSEKLGHIFIA from the coding sequence ATGTCTTTGTCCCCTGAGCGTCAAGTAGCTTTTACTTTGTGCGCGTTCAAAGCCGGTATTCCGGTCATTTTTTGTAGTTCCTCTAAGGTCGTCGTTGCTGCTCCACGTGATTCGTGTGATGTAGAGGGATTCTTTAGGAGTTATGGAAAAGCAGGAGTCTCACTTGTTTTATCTGCGGAGCGCGTTGGTTTTCATTCCGGCGGTTCAAATAAGCAGAGTATGAGTCTATCTCTAAAAGTGGTTGAGGAACTCAGGTTGGGGTTGGAATTGTTGATGAGGTTAGCAGATACTACTCCTGCTAGTAGGGAAGAGGAGCTTCTAATCGTGCTTGCAAAAATAGCCGAGCTTATGCCAGAAGTCCTTGTTTCTACACTCGAATTCCCTGGACGGACAGATATGTTGAATTTTGCGGTTTCCAACGGGTTGCAAGTAATCGACTTAGACGAAATATCGAAGGGACTAGTGCAGCAACATGTTACTCGCGTTTCGGAAGCAAAAATACGAATAAGAGAGAACGTCGATTCCTACATGGTGTGTTACCGGTCAATCTTGAAAGAGCACTATGCAATCGTCATAGGTGATCCTTTAAGTTCACAGGAGCCACTTGTTAGGGTACACTCTTCCTGTTATACAGGGGACCTGCTGGGTAGTTTATCGTGTGATTGCAGAGATCAACTGCACGATACAGTCAAGAAGATGGCTGAGAATCCAGCGGGTGGGATAATACTGTACCTTTCACAAGAAGGTAGAGGTATAGGATTACCGAACAAAATACGTGCATATAATCTTCAAGAGGATAAGGGTCTTGACACAGTTGAGGCAAACCTTTGTCTTGGTTTTAAGGATGACGAGCGTGATTTTAAAGTGGTAAAGCTTATCCTGAAGGATCTTGGTATCCAAAGAGTTAGGCTCGTTACAAATAACCCAGAGAAGATTCGTCGACTCAGTTTCGCGGGGGTGGATGTTGCTTCTCGTGTGCCAATCTTGATGAAGAGCAATCCCTATAACCGCAAATACCTTCAGACGAAATCTGAGAAGCTTGGGCATATCTTTATCGCTTAG
- a CDS encoding pyruvate dehydrogenase complex E1 component subunit beta, translating to MTKITVREAIRNAMAEEMRRDSDVFIIGEEVGRYQGAYKVTQGLLEEFGERRVVDAPISEHAFAGIATGAAFAGLRPIVEFMSFNFSLQAMDQILNSAAKTHYMSGGRLSCPIVFRGPNGAAVQVGAQHSQCLAAWYSHIPGLKVVAPYFASDCRGLLKSAVRDNNPVIFLENEKTYGLAHNLTAEQEAEDYLVPIGKANILRNGRDITIVTFSICVGLALEAAEVLESEHNINVEVIDLRTLRPLDFETVIKSLKKTSKLVTLEQGFPVLSFGSEVSARIMEEGFDLLDAPVVRISGKDVPMPYSSALEELALPQLPEVIEIVKKVATSRI from the coding sequence GTGACAAAAATCACAGTAAGGGAAGCAATAAGAAATGCAATGGCCGAAGAAATGCGACGTGACTCCGACGTTTTCATTATCGGTGAAGAGGTGGGTAGGTATCAAGGCGCATACAAAGTAACACAAGGACTTCTGGAGGAATTTGGCGAAAGGAGGGTCGTAGATGCACCAATAAGCGAACATGCTTTCGCAGGCATAGCTACTGGAGCAGCTTTTGCAGGCCTTAGGCCGATAGTTGAATTCATGTCATTTAACTTCTCATTACAAGCGATGGACCAGATTCTTAATTCTGCTGCAAAAACGCATTATATGTCTGGTGGACGTTTGAGTTGCCCTATCGTCTTCAGAGGGCCGAATGGAGCTGCTGTTCAGGTGGGCGCACAACATTCACAATGTCTTGCCGCGTGGTATTCTCACATACCCGGTTTAAAGGTAGTAGCTCCATACTTTGCATCCGACTGTCGTGGATTGTTGAAATCAGCAGTGAGGGATAATAACCCGGTCATCTTCTTGGAAAATGAAAAGACATATGGGCTTGCACACAATCTTACTGCTGAGCAGGAAGCAGAGGACTACTTGGTTCCGATTGGAAAGGCAAATATTCTGAGAAATGGTAGAGACATCACCATCGTGACGTTTTCGATTTGCGTAGGACTAGCACTTGAAGCGGCAGAAGTGCTAGAAAGCGAACACAACATAAATGTTGAGGTAATAGATTTACGTACACTCAGACCACTAGATTTCGAAACGGTCATTAAATCCCTTAAAAAGACGAGTAAATTAGTCACACTCGAACAGGGTTTTCCCGTCTTAAGTTTCGGATCTGAAGTTTCAGCAAGAATCATGGAAGAAGGCTTCGATTTGCTAGATGCACCTGTGGTTAGAATTTCGGGCAAAGATGTTCCAATGCCATACTCTAGCGCACTAGAGGAGCTGGCTCTTCCACAACTACCTGAGGTGATAGAGATCGTAAAAAAAGTTGCTACCTCTAGGATCTAG
- a CDS encoding cell division protein ZapA — protein sequence MNTLVTKNITINGTEYKVACPKEDENRIEYVGERLNQRVKEIAAASHSTLNDATLLLFAALELESLLLDTANEDIACTGNTQHQQEKVIEYATATIENFIKHVENMG from the coding sequence ATGAACACACTCGTAACAAAAAATATCACTATAAACGGCACGGAGTATAAGGTAGCCTGCCCTAAGGAAGACGAAAATCGTATAGAGTATGTTGGAGAACGATTAAATCAACGGGTCAAAGAAATTGCAGCAGCATCACATTCTACGTTAAACGATGCTACTCTACTGCTTTTTGCCGCCCTAGAGCTAGAAAGCCTGCTCTTGGATACTGCTAATGAAGATATAGCTTGCACTGGAAATACACAACATCAACAGGAAAAAGTTATCGAGTACGCTACAGCGACTATTGAAAATTTTATCAAGCACGTAGAGAATATGGGTTGA
- the tig gene encoding trigger factor: MLLKEVYSHGLKRKYEVEIPASAIDAGFKEAIEDKIKRNVYRGFRKGKTPFDIVVKQEEGLIESVIVDQVYRHWYDIKQNEKLVLFNDHEEITSIDTTGYKESKTAVRFTVECELLPQIPKIDFSQVKLKTKTFEISEEDVEKYKQKMKEQLVDWIDLAQSETIEKGDRIVVDLRGKIGDEAFRGGQLDNFECQIGDGKVITSLSDGLIGMKIGEERFIPVLFPEDYHDVAVAGKNAVFRALVKSGKRSQKVPDPEAALLQCLSCKTDGEANEKVRKLIGSECSKRINELLRSQVEDQLEQYDFQVPESLLERQERYAKIDHPSISADDIKKEAIRRTKLSLILAEFAAERNISIDKSDVARHLLNVSMAAGLDASYLAEIYKNNKDFAGSVTLKLMESKIFAVLLETVQKEAEPSTVDEILGHVQEKIGT; the protein is encoded by the coding sequence ATGCTATTGAAAGAAGTTTATAGTCACGGTTTAAAAAGAAAATACGAAGTCGAGATACCGGCATCTGCCATAGATGCAGGTTTCAAAGAAGCCATTGAAGATAAGATAAAGAGAAATGTTTATCGGGGTTTCAGAAAAGGCAAGACTCCTTTCGACATCGTTGTAAAACAAGAGGAGGGTCTGATAGAGAGTGTTATCGTAGACCAAGTCTACAGACATTGGTATGACATTAAGCAGAATGAAAAACTCGTTCTTTTTAATGATCACGAAGAAATTACAAGTATAGACACTACAGGGTACAAAGAGAGTAAAACTGCTGTCAGGTTCACTGTTGAGTGCGAGCTTCTCCCGCAGATCCCAAAGATAGACTTTTCCCAGGTGAAGCTCAAAACCAAAACATTTGAGATATCTGAGGAAGACGTGGAAAAGTATAAGCAGAAAATGAAAGAGCAGCTCGTCGATTGGATTGATCTTGCTCAATCTGAAACAATAGAGAAAGGGGATAGGATCGTTGTGGATCTACGCGGTAAAATTGGCGATGAAGCATTCAGAGGTGGCCAGCTTGATAACTTCGAATGTCAGATCGGCGATGGAAAAGTAATTACCTCCTTAAGTGACGGGCTGATTGGTATGAAAATCGGCGAAGAACGATTCATTCCGGTGCTGTTCCCAGAAGACTATCATGATGTTGCGGTTGCAGGTAAAAACGCTGTTTTCCGTGCTTTAGTAAAGAGTGGAAAGAGATCGCAGAAAGTTCCAGATCCAGAAGCTGCACTACTTCAGTGCTTGTCCTGCAAGACAGATGGTGAAGCTAATGAGAAAGTGAGAAAACTCATCGGCTCGGAATGCTCAAAAAGGATTAATGAACTTCTCAGGAGTCAGGTCGAAGACCAATTAGAGCAATATGATTTCCAAGTTCCAGAGTCGCTTTTGGAAAGACAAGAACGTTATGCCAAGATTGATCATCCGAGCATTTCTGCAGATGACATCAAAAAGGAGGCTATACGAAGAACCAAGCTTTCACTTATCCTGGCTGAGTTCGCAGCAGAGAGAAACATATCGATTGATAAGAGTGACGTTGCCCGTCATCTGTTAAATGTCTCTATGGCCGCTGGTCTGGATGCAAGCTATCTGGCAGAGATATACAAAAACAATAAAGACTTTGCAGGCTCGGTGACCCTTAAGTTAATGGAAAGTAAGATATTTGCTGTATTACTAGAGACTGTACAAAAGGAGGCTGAACCTTCGACAGTTGATGAAATACTCGGCCATGTGCAAGAAAAAATTGGGACATAG
- a CDS encoding ATP-dependent Clp protease proteolytic subunit: MNLVPMVVDQTPRGERAYDIFSRLLKERVVFLTGPIEDGMASLIVAQLLFLEAENPEKDIFMYINSPGGVVTAGLSIYDTMQYIRPSVSTVCVGQAASAASLILASGAEGKRFALPHSRVMVHQPSGGVRGQATDMEIHVKEILKLKRMINEIYRKHTGETIKKIETLLERDTFLSPEEAKKVGLIDDIITQRKEGSGKQE, encoded by the coding sequence ATGAACCTTGTTCCGATGGTGGTTGATCAAACACCTAGAGGCGAGAGGGCATACGATATATTTTCGAGGCTCTTGAAGGAACGTGTTGTCTTTCTCACAGGACCGATAGAGGATGGGATGGCTAGTCTCATAGTCGCGCAGCTCCTTTTTCTCGAAGCGGAAAACCCCGAAAAAGATATTTTTATGTATATCAATTCTCCGGGTGGTGTCGTGACTGCTGGCCTTTCAATATATGATACAATGCAGTACATAAGGCCGTCTGTCTCAACTGTCTGTGTTGGTCAAGCCGCTTCTGCTGCTTCTCTGATACTTGCTTCAGGTGCAGAGGGGAAGCGTTTTGCTCTTCCGCACTCGCGGGTAATGGTACATCAGCCCTCCGGTGGAGTGCGTGGCCAGGCGACTGATATGGAGATTCACGTAAAGGAGATATTGAAACTCAAGAGAATGATCAATGAGATCTACCGGAAGCATACAGGTGAAACAATAAAGAAAATAGAGACATTGCTTGAGAGAGACACCTTCTTGAGCCCGGAAGAAGCAAAAAAAGTTGGCTTAATTGATGACATAATCACACAGAGGAAAGAGGGTAGTGGTAAACAAGAGTGA